A stretch of Bordetella genomosp. 13 DNA encodes these proteins:
- the fliR gene encoding flagellar biosynthetic protein FliR, with protein sequence MISFTMDQLNGWIGQYLWPFVRVLALLGASPLFAESNIPTLVKIGLGFMLTVAIAPSLGPMPAVPLNSYDALWIVLQQVLIGLSMGLVMRIVFTAVQTAGEFVGLQMSLSFASFFDPSTGANTAVLSRMFNIIAVLVFLTLDGHLLMLAALAGSFESLPISTAGLDPNGWGVLIDWSSTIFTAGLLLALPLICAQLTLNLALGILNRASPQLTVFAIGFPIHLIGGLILLSVVLPHAGSFFEDQFHAALRTIGDLIVRLAGR encoded by the coding sequence ATGATTTCGTTTACCATGGACCAGCTCAACGGCTGGATCGGCCAGTATCTCTGGCCCTTCGTGCGCGTGCTGGCGCTGCTGGGCGCCTCGCCCCTGTTCGCCGAGTCCAACATTCCCACGCTCGTGAAGATCGGCCTGGGGTTCATGCTGACCGTCGCCATCGCGCCCAGCCTGGGACCGATGCCCGCCGTGCCGCTGAATTCCTACGACGCCTTGTGGATCGTGCTGCAGCAGGTGCTGATCGGCCTCTCCATGGGCCTGGTCATGCGCATCGTGTTCACCGCGGTGCAGACGGCCGGCGAATTCGTCGGGCTGCAGATGAGCCTCTCCTTCGCGTCATTCTTCGATCCTTCAACGGGCGCGAACACCGCCGTGTTGTCGCGGATGTTCAACATCATCGCGGTCCTGGTGTTTCTCACGCTGGATGGCCACCTGCTCATGCTTGCGGCCTTGGCGGGCAGTTTCGAAAGCCTGCCCATCAGCACGGCGGGACTGGACCCCAACGGCTGGGGCGTATTGATCGACTGGAGCAGCACGATCTTCACCGCGGGCCTGCTGCTGGCCCTGCCCTTGATCTGCGCGCAGCTCACGCTGAACCTGGCGCTGGGCATCCTGAACCGCGCCTCGCCGCAGCTGACCGTGTTCGCCATCGGCTTCCCCATCCACCTAATTGGTGGACTGATCCTGCTGTCCGTGGTCCTGCCGCATGCCGGGTCGTTCTTCGAAGACCAGTTCCA
- the fliO gene encoding flagellar biosynthetic protein FliO, with amino-acid sequence MTQADVLRVAIALVLIVAAILLAAWLARRSGLLQRQGGGVLRIVASLSVGPRQNIAVVQVRDTWVVVGITPNGMTPLHTLPAEPVAEPGSPQAAADAASIQQQQMPATFATALAKRFADALNKRP; translated from the coding sequence GCCGACGTCCTGCGCGTCGCGATCGCCTTAGTACTGATCGTCGCCGCGATACTACTGGCCGCCTGGCTGGCCCGACGGTCCGGCTTGCTGCAGCGCCAGGGCGGCGGCGTGCTTCGCATCGTCGCCAGCCTCTCCGTCGGCCCCAGGCAGAACATCGCGGTGGTGCAGGTGCGCGACACCTGGGTGGTGGTGGGCATCACGCCCAACGGCATGACGCCCCTGCATACCCTGCCCGCCGAGCCGGTCGCGGAACCCGGTTCGCCCCAGGCGGCGGCCGATGCCGCCTCCATACAGCAACAGCAAATGCCCGCCACTTTCGCGACGGCGCTGGCCAAGCGCTTCGCCGATGCGCTGAACAAGCGCCCGTAG
- the fliQ gene encoding flagellar biosynthesis protein FliQ: MTPETVMSMTYQAMKITLVLAGPLLIITLVVGLVISIFQAATQINEMTLSFIPKLLAMCAGMVLMGPWLLGLMTDYIRQLIAQIPSLVS; this comes from the coding sequence ATGACCCCGGAAACCGTCATGTCCATGACCTACCAGGCGATGAAGATCACGCTCGTCCTGGCCGGTCCCCTGCTCATCATCACGCTGGTCGTCGGCCTGGTCATCAGCATCTTCCAGGCCGCCACGCAGATCAACGAAATGACGCTGTCCTTCATTCCCAAACTGCTGGCCATGTGCGCCGGCATGGTATTGATGGGACCGTGGCTGCTGGGCCTGATGACGGACTACATCCGCCAGTTGATCGCCCAGATCCCCTCGCTGGTCTCCTAG
- the fliP gene encoding flagellar type III secretion system pore protein FliP (The bacterial flagellar biogenesis protein FliP forms a type III secretion system (T3SS)-type pore required for flagellar assembly.), whose amino-acid sequence MFSLFCRRIARKRPRLAWPHAALLLLATLALWPGATLAQATLPAITSTPGPGGSETYSLSMQTLLLMTSLSFLPAALLMMTGFTRIIIVLGLLRSAIGTPTSPPNHVLIGLALFLTFYTMSPVFDQIYAEAYQPLSTGAITFETAVQRAGAPLHTFMLHQTRETDLALFADMAKMPAMEDPSQVPMRVLIPAFITSELKTAFQIGFTIFIPFLIIDLVVASVLMALGMMMVPPVTVSLPFKLMLFVLADGWHLLLGSLAQSFYQ is encoded by the coding sequence ATGTTTTCCCTCTTTTGCCGCCGCATCGCGCGTAAGCGCCCGCGCCTGGCCTGGCCCCACGCAGCCCTGCTGCTGCTGGCCACGCTGGCATTGTGGCCGGGCGCCACGCTGGCCCAGGCCACGCTGCCGGCCATAACGTCCACACCCGGCCCGGGCGGCTCGGAAACCTATTCGCTCAGCATGCAGACGCTGCTGCTGATGACGTCGCTGTCGTTCCTGCCGGCCGCGCTGCTGATGATGACCGGCTTCACCCGCATCATCATCGTGCTGGGGCTGCTGCGCAGCGCCATCGGCACGCCGACTTCGCCGCCCAACCACGTGCTGATCGGCCTGGCGCTGTTCCTCACCTTCTACACGATGTCGCCGGTCTTCGACCAGATCTATGCCGAGGCCTACCAGCCCCTGTCCACCGGCGCCATCACCTTCGAGACCGCCGTGCAGCGCGCCGGCGCGCCGCTGCATACCTTCATGCTGCACCAGACGCGCGAGACCGACCTGGCGCTGTTCGCCGACATGGCCAAGATGCCGGCCATGGAAGACCCGTCGCAGGTGCCGATGCGGGTGCTCATCCCGGCCTTTATCACCAGCGAACTCAAGACGGCGTTCCAGATCGGGTTCACCATCTTCATCCCGTTCCTCATCATCGACCTGGTGGTGGCCAGTGTGCTGATGGCGCTGGGCATGATGATGGTTCCTCCCGTCACGGTATCCCTGCCCTTCAAGCTCATGCTGTTCGTGCTGGCCGATGGCTGGCACCTGCTGCTGGGCTCGCTGGCGCAGAGCTTCTATCAATGA